In Fluviispira sanaruensis, a genomic segment contains:
- a CDS encoding amidohydrolase family protein, with the protein MLIDFHVHLAGSGCAQSGIILGKSFEKRPTFRYLKYSQKISNEQMLTDIDLIWIKRISDLIKNSGCISRAAVLCFDSVYLENGEQKLELSQLYVPNSWGFFAAQKFSESFLLGASIHPYRKDFLNELEKCIENNVFLLKWLPSVMGIDPENKKCLAFYDSLRAAKIPLLSHVDREFTFAEPVSGWLKFNHLKKLKTALDMGVTVIAAHAGTPSQIELAEEYARKYENFYLDTSGLFNPTRVRSAIRLFRLAQKSVLKERLLFGTDWPVPAFPLLLIDKTGIALYKEISKIANPFLRDLRVKEFFGFNIDEFKKNQERLLTLLDRSHTEEVLT; encoded by the coding sequence ATGTTGATAGATTTTCATGTTCATTTAGCTGGATCTGGATGTGCACAATCAGGAATAATTTTAGGAAAATCTTTTGAAAAAAGGCCTACTTTTCGGTATTTAAAATACTCGCAAAAAATATCGAATGAGCAAATGTTAACAGATATTGACTTAATTTGGATTAAGCGAATTTCAGATCTTATCAAAAATTCAGGCTGTATTAGCAGAGCTGCGGTGCTTTGCTTTGATTCTGTTTATTTGGAAAATGGTGAGCAAAAACTTGAACTAAGTCAGCTTTATGTACCAAATAGCTGGGGCTTTTTTGCCGCACAAAAATTTAGTGAATCTTTTTTATTGGGAGCATCTATTCATCCTTATCGCAAGGATTTCTTAAATGAATTGGAAAAGTGCATAGAAAATAATGTGTTTTTGCTCAAGTGGCTTCCTTCTGTCATGGGTATAGATCCTGAAAATAAAAAATGTCTGGCTTTTTATGATTCTTTGCGTGCGGCAAAAATCCCTTTGCTTTCTCACGTTGATCGGGAGTTTACTTTTGCTGAGCCCGTATCGGGGTGGCTAAAATTCAATCATCTCAAAAAATTAAAAACAGCACTTGATATGGGAGTGACTGTTATAGCAGCGCATGCTGGAACACCTTCACAAATCGAGCTTGCAGAAGAATACGCAAGAAAATATGAAAATTTCTATTTGGACACATCGGGGCTTTTTAACCCAACACGGGTGCGCTCAGCAATCCGCTTATTTCGTTTAGCGCAAAAAAGTGTGCTAAAAGAGCGCCTTTTGTTTGGTACAGATTGGCCTGTGCCGGCTTTTCCTCTTCTGTTGATCGATAAAACGGGGATCGCTCTTTATAAAGAGATCTCGAAAATTGCAAATCCATTTCTACGTGATCTGCGCGTAAAAGAATTTTTTGGCTTTAATATCGATGAGTTCAAAAAAAATCAAGAAAGGCTGTTGACATTGCTTGATAGGTCGCATACTGAAGAAGTCCTAACTTGA
- the murA gene encoding UDP-N-acetylglucosamine 1-carboxyvinyltransferase, translated as MQKNKKNLQNGKDEGSGMSVEQLFRINGGRKLSGGKVSIAGSSNQVTKCIIAALLTNEHILIKNAPAVNERKIAEELFAFLGGRVEYLDEHTIRLCANEVMKNSISRKICQKNRISILAVGPLLHRFGKAYIYAALGGDKIGKRPVDFHINGLIEMGAHVELDDNLYHISVDENGLRGAHIVLPFPSVMTTENLIIAATLAKGRTVIENAAIEPEVIELVKMLQKMGADITMNANRTYIIQGVDKLKGCELRIMPDRNQAVSFACAALATGGNVLLEKIPHDPLYSFLNYIQRMGAEFRVNSEGIFVSSPKGKRLKQSHIEVEVHPGFMTDWQQPFMVLFTQADGISILHETIFEDRLGYTHFLNSMGANINLFSTCLGEAPCRFKHKNHTHSAIIHGPTPLKGGNFRMPTDIRAGMCLVIAGLVGSGPTILSNIQELQRKYDNIVEKLNQMGADVSIIQGTLTSV; from the coding sequence TTGCAAAAAAATAAAAAAAATTTGCAAAACGGAAAAGATGAAGGAAGCGGTATGTCTGTTGAACAGCTTTTTAGGATTAATGGCGGGAGAAAACTTTCTGGTGGAAAGGTTTCTATTGCAGGAAGTAGCAATCAAGTCACTAAATGCATTATCGCAGCTCTTCTAACGAACGAACATATTCTTATTAAAAATGCGCCAGCAGTGAACGAACGTAAAATTGCAGAAGAGTTATTCGCATTTTTGGGTGGGAGAGTTGAATATCTCGATGAGCATACCATTCGACTTTGTGCAAATGAAGTCATGAAAAATTCAATATCTAGGAAAATATGCCAAAAAAATCGAATTTCTATTTTAGCTGTGGGCCCACTTCTTCATCGCTTTGGCAAAGCATATATTTATGCTGCTTTAGGTGGTGATAAAATCGGTAAAAGACCCGTTGATTTTCACATCAATGGACTGATTGAAATGGGTGCTCATGTTGAGTTAGACGACAATCTTTATCATATCTCTGTAGATGAAAATGGTTTGCGGGGTGCTCACATCGTCTTGCCTTTTCCGAGCGTCATGACGACTGAAAATTTAATTATTGCTGCGACCCTCGCAAAAGGCAGAACAGTCATAGAAAATGCGGCCATTGAACCTGAGGTGATTGAACTCGTAAAAATGCTGCAAAAAATGGGTGCAGACATTACGATGAATGCAAATAGAACTTATATTATTCAAGGGGTAGATAAACTAAAAGGCTGTGAATTGCGCATTATGCCGGATCGCAATCAAGCCGTGAGTTTTGCCTGTGCTGCTTTGGCAACAGGCGGGAATGTTTTATTGGAAAAAATTCCCCACGATCCACTCTACAGTTTTTTAAATTATATACAGAGGATGGGAGCTGAATTTAGAGTGAATTCGGAAGGGATTTTTGTCTCCAGTCCGAAAGGAAAAAGGCTCAAACAGAGTCATATAGAAGTTGAAGTTCATCCTGGCTTTATGACGGATTGGCAACAACCTTTCATGGTTTTATTTACGCAAGCAGATGGCATAAGTATTTTACACGAAACAATCTTTGAAGATCGCTTGGGATATACTCATTTTCTCAATAGTATGGGAGCGAATATCAATCTTTTTTCGACTTGTTTAGGTGAAGCTCCCTGTCGATTTAAACATAAAAACCATACTCATTCGGCTATTATTCACGGACCGACTCCTCTAAAAGGCGGTAATTTTAGAATGCCTACAGATATTCGGGCGGGAATGTGTCTCGTCATTGCTGGCCTTGTTGGCAGCGGACCGACTATTTTGTCAAATATACAAGAATTACAAAGAAAATATGATAATATTGTTGAAAAATTAAATCAAATGGGAGCTGATGTCTCAATTATTCAAGGCACACTCACATCTGTTTAA
- the csrA gene encoding carbon storage regulator CsrA: MLVLTRKVGDVIAIGDNIKIIVMAIKGKQVRLGIEADRSTVVHREEVYQKIKQETNAAAQSTVNSTSVAKELLQNSPENEIKTKPEKKGVRIIKRAADKDKNK; encoded by the coding sequence GTGCTGGTATTGACTCGGAAGGTTGGAGACGTCATAGCCATTGGAGATAATATTAAAATTATCGTTATGGCCATTAAAGGGAAACAAGTTCGCCTGGGCATAGAAGCGGACAGGTCAACTGTTGTTCATAGAGAAGAAGTTTATCAAAAAATTAAACAAGAGACCAACGCTGCCGCTCAAAGCACAGTCAATTCGACGAGTGTTGCAAAAGAACTGTTACAAAACTCTCCTGAAAATGAAATAAAGACAAAACCTGAAAAAAAAGGTGTCAGAATCATTAAGAGAGCGGCAGACAAAGACAAGAATAAATAA
- a CDS encoding tetratricopeptide repeat protein — protein MIRLLRNTFQNNEPSKTEIINPKRSSANSLFEETSYRAIRVAQRRKWTLIGSILFVFIAGITFLVYNNIVKNREGKLAAEFASIDSIYNLENMAFQKLANAAKEHLPKDQMPDNTNSMNLFAQFAKDHPTEPSGWQAAVRAASYFITKGQNNKAKEVLEPIENNLNKYPLVEIRVRTALATIYAAEQNNSKALEELKLVEDIPANPMPNQARFLQGQILFLAGNKQEAQKIFSQIISTKSETTPPEMSTQASQIQQQARIWLNYLDI, from the coding sequence GTGATCCGTCTATTACGCAATACTTTTCAGAATAATGAACCTTCTAAAACAGAAATAATCAATCCTAAAAGAAGTTCAGCAAATAGTCTTTTTGAAGAGACTTCTTATCGTGCGATACGGGTGGCACAAAGAAGAAAATGGACTTTAATAGGTTCTATTTTATTTGTATTTATAGCTGGTATTACTTTTTTAGTTTATAATAATATAGTAAAAAATAGAGAAGGTAAGCTCGCTGCTGAATTCGCCTCGATTGATTCCATTTATAATCTAGAAAATATGGCTTTTCAGAAACTTGCCAATGCTGCAAAAGAACATTTACCAAAAGATCAAATGCCTGATAACACAAATAGTATGAATTTATTTGCACAATTTGCCAAAGATCATCCAACAGAACCGAGTGGGTGGCAAGCTGCTGTGCGCGCTGCAAGTTATTTTATTACTAAGGGACAAAATAATAAAGCAAAAGAAGTGCTAGAGCCAATTGAAAATAATTTAAATAAATATCCTTTAGTCGAAATTCGTGTGCGCACTGCTTTGGCCACTATTTATGCAGCCGAACAAAATAATTCAAAAGCGCTCGAAGAATTAAAATTAGTTGAAGACATTCCTGCAAATCCAATGCCAAATCAAGCACGTTTTTTGCAAGGACAAATCTTATTTTTAGCTGGAAATAAGCAAGAAGCTCAAAAAATATTTAGTCAAATTATATCTACTAAAAGTGAAACAACTCCTCCAGAAATGTCTACTCAAGCATCCCAGATACAACAGCAAGCAAGAATTTGGTTGAATTATTTAGATATTTAA